One genomic region from Paroceanicella profunda encodes:
- the ttcA gene encoding tRNA 2-thiocytidine(32) synthetase TtcA: MLDTSDIHPLFHGAPDSTEFRKLRKRIVRQTREALDTFHMVERGARWLVCLSGGKDSYTLLAALTELQWRGLLPVEILACNLDQGQPNFPATVLPEFLERMGVKHRIEYQDTYSIVTDKIPSTKTFCALCSRLRRGHLYRIAREEGCSAVVLGHHRDDILETFFMNLFHGGRLATMPPKLLNEEKDLFLYRPLAFVPEADCEKFARAMNYPIIPCDLCGSQEGLQRAQVKQMLDGWERNSPGRRQVMFRALMNARPSHLPDPALFDFAALMRDLPPPAAD, from the coding sequence ATGCTCGACACATCCGACATCCACCCGCTCTTCCACGGCGCTCCCGACAGCACGGAGTTCCGCAAGCTGCGCAAGCGCATCGTGCGCCAGACCCGCGAGGCGCTGGACACGTTCCACATGGTTGAACGCGGCGCGCGCTGGCTCGTCTGCCTCTCCGGCGGCAAGGACAGCTACACCCTGCTCGCGGCCCTCACGGAGCTGCAGTGGCGCGGGCTGCTGCCGGTGGAGATCCTGGCCTGCAACCTCGACCAGGGCCAGCCGAACTTCCCCGCCACCGTGCTGCCGGAGTTCCTGGAACGCATGGGCGTGAAGCACCGGATCGAGTACCAGGACACCTATTCCATCGTCACCGACAAGATCCCCTCCACCAAGACCTTCTGCGCGCTGTGCTCGCGGCTGCGGCGCGGCCACCTCTACCGCATCGCGCGGGAGGAGGGCTGCTCGGCGGTGGTGCTGGGCCATCACCGCGACGACATCCTCGAGACCTTCTTCATGAACCTGTTCCACGGCGGGCGGCTGGCCACCATGCCGCCCAAGCTGCTGAACGAGGAGAAGGACCTGTTCCTCTACCGCCCGCTCGCCTTCGTCCCGGAGGCGGATTGCGAGAAGTTCGCCCGCGCGATGAACTACCCGATCATCCCCTGCGACCTCTGCGGCAGCCAGGAGGGCCTGCAGCGCGCCCAGGTCAAGCAGATGCTCGACGGCTGGGAACGCAACAGCCCCGGCCGCCGCCAGGTGATGTTCCGCGCCCTGATGAACGCCCGGCCCAGCCACCTGCCGGACCCCGCGCTGTTCGACTTCGCGGCGCTGATGCGCGATCTCCCGCCCCCGGCGGCGGACTGA
- the yidC gene encoding membrane protein insertase YidC has protein sequence MDNQNRNMILAIALSLVVFIGWYAIFPPEPPQDPAPAEQTAAQSQEPVAPTLPQDPVAVRAEALGQTRRIKVESPLLSGSISVKGGRIDDLHLNAFKDTLEPDSDTVVLFSPTGSAEPYFATYGWLVAPGTDTPTPNPNTPWQVEGNDTLTPSAPVTLSWDNGAGLVFRRVISLDDRYMFTIEQTVENTSDAAVSLVPYGYVARRGTPPDAHNRLVHEGGIGASDGKLTYPGWSDMEDFESVDANGSHFEKVNVTETGWIGLTGKYFMAALVPQFGQPFEATYRYETVGDQPQHLTEVRLPTVQVAAGDTASITTRLFAGAKEVKTLQHYRDTLNIPQFDDAVDWGWFYFLTKPIFEVLHWLQSHIGNMGFSIILLTFGIKALLFPLAYKSYVSMSKMKKLQPEMEALKKRAGDDRMKLQQEMMALYKKEKVNPAAGCLPILLQIPVFFSLYKVLTVTLEMRHAPFIWWIHDLSAPDPTSIVNLFGLLPWPAPEAGSMFAIISIGVFPIVMGVTMWLQQKLNPAPADATQAMIFAWMPWVFMFMLGSFASGLVIYWCANNILTFTQQYLIMRSQGVDVDVFGNVKKSFKRKKKDA, from the coding sequence ATGGACAACCAGAACAGGAACATGATCCTCGCCATTGCGCTGAGTCTCGTGGTTTTCATCGGCTGGTATGCCATCTTCCCGCCCGAGCCGCCGCAGGACCCGGCCCCGGCCGAGCAGACCGCGGCGCAGAGCCAGGAGCCCGTTGCCCCCACCCTGCCGCAGGACCCCGTGGCCGTGCGTGCCGAGGCGCTCGGCCAGACCCGGCGCATCAAGGTGGAGAGCCCGCTGCTCTCCGGGTCCATCTCCGTGAAGGGCGGGCGCATCGACGATCTGCACCTGAACGCCTTCAAGGACACGCTGGAGCCGGATTCCGACACGGTTGTGCTGTTCTCGCCCACCGGCAGCGCCGAGCCCTACTTCGCCACCTACGGCTGGCTGGTGGCCCCGGGCACCGACACCCCCACGCCGAACCCCAACACGCCCTGGCAGGTGGAGGGCAATGACACGCTCACCCCCTCCGCGCCGGTCACGCTGTCCTGGGACAACGGCGCCGGCCTCGTGTTCCGCCGGGTGATCTCGCTCGACGACCGCTACATGTTCACCATCGAGCAGACGGTGGAGAACACCTCCGATGCCGCGGTCTCGCTGGTGCCCTACGGCTATGTCGCGCGGCGCGGCACCCCGCCGGACGCCCACAACCGCCTGGTGCACGAGGGCGGCATCGGCGCCTCGGACGGCAAGCTCACCTACCCCGGCTGGAGCGACATGGAGGACTTCGAGTCCGTGGACGCGAACGGCAGCCATTTCGAGAAGGTGAACGTCACCGAGACCGGCTGGATCGGCCTCACCGGCAAGTACTTCATGGCCGCGCTGGTGCCGCAGTTCGGCCAGCCCTTCGAGGCCACCTACCGCTACGAGACCGTGGGCGACCAGCCCCAGCACCTCACCGAGGTGCGCCTGCCCACCGTGCAGGTTGCCGCCGGCGACACCGCCTCCATCACCACCCGGCTCTTCGCCGGCGCGAAGGAAGTAAAGACCCTCCAGCATTACCGCGACACGCTGAACATCCCGCAGTTCGACGACGCGGTGGACTGGGGCTGGTTCTACTTCCTCACCAAGCCAATCTTCGAGGTGCTGCACTGGCTGCAGAGCCACATCGGCAACATGGGCTTCTCCATCATCCTGCTGACCTTCGGCATCAAGGCGCTCCTGTTCCCGCTCGCCTACAAGTCCTACGTGTCTATGTCGAAGATGAAGAAGCTCCAGCCGGAGATGGAGGCGCTGAAGAAGCGCGCCGGGGACGACCGCATGAAGCTCCAGCAGGAGATGATGGCGCTCTACAAGAAGGAGAAGGTGAACCCCGCCGCGGGCTGCCTGCCGATCCTGCTGCAGATCCCGGTGTTCTTCTCGCTCTACAAGGTGCTGACGGTGACGCTGGAAATGCGCCACGCGCCGTTCATCTGGTGGATCCACGACCTCTCCGCCCCGGACCCGACCTCGATCGTGAACCTGTTCGGCCTGCTGCCCTGGCCGGCGCCGGAAGCCGGGTCGATGTTCGCCATCATCTCCATCGGCGTGTTCCCCATCGTGATGGGTGTCACCATGTGGCTGCAGCAGAAGCTGAACCCGGCCCCGGCCGACGCCACCCAGGCGATGATCTTCGCCTGGATGCCCTGGGTGTTCATGTTCATGCTGGGCTCCTTCGCCTCCGGCCTGGTGATCTACTGGTGCGCGAACAACATCCTCACCTTCACCCAGCAATACCTGATCATGCGATCGCAGGGGGTGGACGTGGACGTGTTCGGCAACGTGAAGAAGAGCTTCAAGCGCAAGAAGAAGGACGCCTGA
- a CDS encoding MOSC domain-containing protein has translation MAARLATIYRHPVKSLGVEELGEVRLLAGQTMPGDRTWAVAHEASKFDPAAPDWAHCANFARVAKAPQLGAVTARLAEDGETVTFTHPARPALTARPDSAADAARILAWMAPLVPAGRARPAAIARAPGRGMTDSDFPSVSLGSLSSLHALSKAAHHVLSPVRFRMNFWFEGTPPWEEFDWVGHQFTLGGARLRVAERVGRCSATTANPETGEVDIDTLKLLREGWGHTQFGVYAEVVEPGLVRVGDTLAHV, from the coding sequence ATGGCCGCCCGCCTCGCCACCATCTACCGCCATCCCGTGAAGAGCCTCGGCGTCGAGGAACTGGGGGAGGTGCGCCTGCTGGCGGGGCAGACCATGCCGGGAGACCGCACCTGGGCCGTGGCGCATGAGGCGTCGAAGTTCGACCCCGCGGCGCCGGACTGGGCGCATTGCGCGAATTTCGCCCGGGTGGCGAAGGCACCGCAGCTCGGCGCCGTCACCGCCCGGCTGGCGGAGGATGGCGAGACCGTCACCTTCACCCACCCGGCCCGGCCCGCGCTCACCGCCCGGCCCGACAGCGCCGCGGACGCCGCCCGCATCCTCGCCTGGATGGCGCCCCTGGTGCCCGCGGGCCGTGCCCGGCCCGCCGCCATCGCCCGCGCCCCGGGCCGCGGGATGACCGACAGCGACTTTCCGTCCGTCTCGCTCGGCAGCCTCTCCTCGCTGCACGCGCTCTCCAAGGCGGCGCATCACGTGCTCTCGCCGGTGCGCTTCCGGATGAACTTCTGGTTCGAGGGCACCCCGCCCTGGGAGGAGTTCGACTGGGTGGGCCACCAGTTCACCCTGGGCGGCGCGCGGCTGCGCGTGGCCGAGCGCGTGGGCCGCTGTTCCGCCACCACCGCCAACCCGGAGACCGGCGAGGTCGACATCGACACCCTGAAACTGCTGCGTGAGGGTTGGGGCCACACCCAGTTCGGCGTCTATGCCGAAGTGGTCGAGCCCGGCCTCGTGCGCGTCGGCGACACGCTCGCCCACGTCTGA
- the yihA gene encoding ribosome biogenesis GTP-binding protein YihA/YsxC gives MEQVFTLAEAPDAATAEAGRKLFAGQCDFVKGVVAMSGLPDADRLEICFAGRSNVGKSSLINALTGRKGLARASNTPGRTQEINFFDLAGGLMYMVDLPGYGYAEAPLAIVKKWQELLKSYLAGRQTLRRAYVLIDSRHGVKAVDHEIMKLLDRAAVSFQCVMTKADKPGAAELERSIAKTAEALKQHPTAFPEIILTSSEKGDGLATLRAAILTLSQQG, from the coding sequence ATGGAACAGGTTTTCACCCTTGCCGAAGCGCCGGATGCGGCCACGGCCGAAGCCGGGCGCAAGCTCTTCGCCGGACAGTGCGACTTCGTGAAGGGCGTGGTGGCGATGTCCGGCCTGCCGGATGCCGACCGCCTGGAGATCTGTTTCGCCGGGCGCTCCAACGTGGGCAAGTCCTCGCTGATCAACGCGCTGACCGGGCGCAAGGGCCTCGCGCGCGCCTCCAACACCCCCGGCCGCACGCAGGAGATCAACTTCTTCGATCTCGCCGGCGGGCTCATGTACATGGTCGACCTGCCCGGCTACGGCTATGCTGAGGCGCCGCTGGCCATCGTGAAGAAATGGCAGGAGCTGCTGAAGAGCTACCTCGCCGGCCGCCAGACCCTGCGCCGCGCCTATGTGCTGATCGACAGCCGCCACGGCGTGAAGGCGGTGGACCACGAGATCATGAAGCTGCTGGACCGCGCCGCGGTCTCCTTCCAGTGCGTGATGACCAAGGCCGACAAGCCCGGCGCCGCCGAGCTGGAGCGCAGCATCGCGAAGACCGCCGAGGCGCTGAAGCAGCACCCCACGGCCTTCCCGGAGATCATCCTCACCTCCTCGGAAAAGGGGGACGGCCTCGCCACCCTGCGCGCGGCCATCCTCACGCTCAGCCAGCAGGGCTGA
- a CDS encoding sulfite oxidase heme-binding subunit YedZ, whose amino-acid sequence MDTPWTDRAGRFSWIRTIAFAGALAPALWLAWLWMSGGLGPRRLEEAIHFTGLWTIRLLLITLAITPLRRLGLPRLVIARRMLGLATLFYVLAHLLLYGLDTGSIGKTVSEILARWYLLVGFVALSGLVVLGVTSTDSAIRRLGRNWQRLHRIVYVIAVLGLLHFFMQSKIDVTEPVLMAGLFVLMMAARGAQAAKLPLASPVVWAGIAVLSGLATAGLEAGWYAVATNAPASAVLAANLQFDYSIRPSWYVFGVGVALALVAGGRWLRQGRRLSPAG is encoded by the coding sequence ATGGACACACCCTGGACCGATCGCGCCGGGAGATTCTCCTGGATCCGGACCATCGCCTTCGCCGGGGCGCTGGCGCCGGCGCTCTGGCTGGCCTGGCTCTGGATGTCGGGCGGGCTGGGGCCGCGCCGGCTGGAGGAGGCGATCCACTTCACCGGGCTCTGGACCATCCGCCTGCTGCTCATCACCCTCGCCATCACGCCCCTGCGGCGGCTGGGCCTGCCGCGGCTGGTGATCGCGCGGCGCATGCTGGGACTGGCGACGCTGTTCTACGTGCTCGCGCACCTGCTGCTCTACGGGCTGGACACCGGGAGCATCGGCAAGACGGTCTCGGAAATCCTGGCGCGCTGGTACCTGCTGGTGGGGTTCGTGGCGCTGAGCGGCCTGGTGGTGCTGGGGGTCACCTCGACCGATTCGGCCATCCGCCGTCTGGGGCGCAACTGGCAGCGGCTGCACCGCATCGTCTACGTCATCGCGGTGCTGGGGCTGCTGCACTTCTTCATGCAGTCGAAGATCGACGTGACCGAGCCGGTGCTGATGGCCGGGCTGTTCGTGCTGATGATGGCGGCGCGCGGGGCGCAGGCGGCGAAGCTCCCGCTGGCCTCGCCGGTGGTCTGGGCCGGGATCGCGGTGCTCTCCGGCCTCGCCACCGCCGGGCTGGAGGCGGGCTGGTACGCGGTGGCGACCAATGCGCCGGCCTCCGCGGTGCTGGCGGCGAACCTGCAGTTCGACTATTCGATCCGCCCGTCCTGGTACGTGTTCGGCGTGGGGGTGGCGCTGGCCCTCGTCGCCGGGGGGCGCTGGCTGCGGCAGGGCCGGAGGCTGAGCCCCGCGGGGTGA
- the argB gene encoding acetylglutamate kinase — protein MEKSSAMKRDWIATARTLSEALPYLQRYDGATVVIKMGGHAMGDDTAMAAFARDIVLMKQCNLHPIIVHGGGPQIGEMLKRLAIRSEFVNGLRVTDEATVEVVEMVLSGRINKRIVQAINAQGGKAVGLSGKDANLVICEKAMKTVKDPDSNIESVLDLGLVGEPVEMHPEVLRTFIESDFIPVIAPVGAGRNGETFNVNGDTMAGAIAGGMKAERLLLLTDVSGVKNAEGEVITQLTRADVETLTREGVIRGGMIPKTETAMKAIDSGVGAVVILDGRAPHACLLELFTEHGAGSLIRP, from the coding sequence ATGGAGAAATCCTCTGCCATGAAACGCGACTGGATCGCCACCGCCCGCACGTTGAGCGAAGCCCTGCCCTACCTGCAGCGCTACGACGGGGCGACCGTGGTCATCAAGATGGGCGGCCACGCGATGGGCGATGACACCGCCATGGCAGCCTTCGCACGCGACATCGTGCTGATGAAGCAGTGCAACCTGCACCCGATCATCGTGCATGGCGGCGGGCCGCAGATCGGCGAGATGCTCAAGCGCCTCGCCATCCGCTCCGAATTCGTGAACGGCCTGCGCGTGACCGACGAGGCCACCGTGGAGGTGGTGGAGATGGTGCTCTCCGGCCGCATCAACAAGCGCATCGTGCAGGCGATCAACGCCCAGGGCGGCAAGGCCGTGGGCCTTTCGGGCAAGGACGCCAACCTGGTGATCTGCGAGAAGGCGATGAAGACGGTGAAGGACCCGGACAGCAACATCGAGAGCGTGCTGGACCTCGGGCTGGTCGGCGAGCCGGTGGAGATGCACCCGGAGGTGCTGCGCACCTTCATCGAGAGCGATTTCATCCCCGTCATCGCCCCCGTCGGCGCCGGACGCAACGGCGAGACCTTCAACGTGAACGGCGACACGATGGCCGGTGCCATCGCCGGCGGCATGAAGGCCGAGCGCCTGCTGCTGCTCACCGATGTCTCCGGCGTGAAGAACGCCGAGGGCGAGGTGATCACCCAGCTCACCCGCGCCGATGTCGAGACCCTCACCCGCGAGGGCGTGATCCGCGGCGGCATGATCCCGAAGACCGAGACGGCGATGAAGGCGATCGATTCCGGCGTCGGCGCGGTGGTGATCCTCGACGGCCGCGCCCCGCATGCCTGCCTGCTGGAGCTCTTCACCGAACACGGCGCCGGAAGCCTGATCCGGCCCTGA
- a CDS encoding helix-turn-helix transcriptional regulator has translation MSRRADRLFRLVQELRGRRLAVTAAQLATALEVSERTIYRDIADLMASGVPIDGAAGVGYRLSPGYDLPPVRFTRAEVQALLVGGQMVRAFTDPGLGGAAASAEAKIRAILDDDARALAERQPYCVPQLARNDADRARHQRLREACEARRKLACRYHALDGTETRRVIWPLGLIGWTGVWTLAAWCELRDDFRTFRFDRLLSLEPTGETFPDTPSRNLAAFLANLPVHKRS, from the coding sequence GTGAGCCGGCGGGCGGACAGGTTGTTCCGCCTCGTGCAGGAGCTGCGCGGCCGGCGGCTTGCCGTCACGGCCGCGCAGCTCGCCACGGCGCTGGAGGTCTCCGAGCGCACCATCTACCGCGACATCGCAGACCTGATGGCCTCCGGAGTGCCCATCGACGGCGCGGCCGGCGTGGGCTACCGGCTCTCGCCGGGCTATGACCTGCCGCCGGTGCGGTTCACCCGCGCCGAGGTTCAGGCGCTGCTAGTGGGCGGGCAGATGGTGCGGGCCTTCACCGACCCCGGCCTCGGCGGTGCCGCCGCCAGCGCGGAGGCGAAGATCCGCGCCATCCTCGACGACGACGCCCGCGCCCTGGCCGAACGCCAGCCCTACTGCGTGCCGCAGCTGGCCCGCAACGACGCGGACCGCGCCCGCCACCAGCGCCTGCGCGAGGCCTGCGAGGCCCGCCGGAAGCTCGCCTGCCGCTATCACGCGCTGGACGGCACCGAGACCCGCCGGGTGATCTGGCCCCTCGGCCTCATCGGCTGGACCGGCGTCTGGACCCTCGCGGCCTGGTGCGAGCTGCGCGACGACTTCCGCACCTTCCGCTTCGACCGGCTGCTGAGCCTGGAGCCGACCGGCGAAACCTTCCCCGACACGCCCTCCCGCAACCTCGCCGCCTTCCTGGCCAACCTGCCGGTCCACAAGCGGAGCTGA
- a CDS encoding SixA phosphatase family protein, with protein MRHAKSSLSDPSLEDMDRPLNERGRLAAPISGAWLAERALRPDHVFLSPARRCTETWARVARQFDDVPPPTVENRLYMADPATMLEVLHTAPDSATTVFMLGHQPGLASFLRRLADRSTPARCSRAFTKFPTGAVALVDFDDGPWSETTFASGRYHAFATPKELV; from the coding sequence ATGCGACACGCCAAATCCTCCCTGTCCGACCCCTCGCTGGAGGACATGGACCGGCCGCTCAACGAGCGCGGCCGGCTTGCAGCGCCGATCTCCGGCGCCTGGCTGGCCGAGCGGGCTCTCCGTCCCGACCACGTCTTCCTCTCGCCCGCGCGGCGCTGCACCGAGACCTGGGCGCGCGTGGCCCGTCAGTTCGACGACGTTCCGCCCCCCACGGTGGAGAACAGGCTCTACATGGCTGACCCGGCCACAATGCTGGAAGTGCTGCACACCGCGCCGGACAGCGCCACCACCGTGTTCATGCTGGGCCACCAGCCGGGGCTGGCGAGCTTCCTGCGCCGGCTGGCGGACCGCTCCACCCCCGCGCGCTGCTCGCGTGCCTTCACCAAGTTCCCCACCGGCGCCGTGGCCCTGGTGGATTTCGACGACGGCCCCTGGAGCGAAACCACCTTCGCCTCCGGCCGCTACCACGCCTTCGCCACGCCGAAGGAACTGGTCTGA
- a CDS encoding amino acid ABC transporter ATP-binding protein: MADAAIAPAPKMTISDEVAIQITGMNKWYGEFHVLRDINLTVNRGERIVICGPSGSGKSTLIRCINRLEEHQKGTIMVDGTELSSDLKNIDKIRSEVGMVFQHFNLFPHLTILQNCTLAPIWVRKIPKKEAEETAMHFLRKVRIPEQANKYPGQLSGGQQQRVAIARSLCMKPRIMLFDEPTSALDPEMIKEVLDTMIELAEEGMTMLCVTHEMGFAQAVANRVIFMDAGQIVEQNEPKEFFNNPQSDRTKLFLSQILGH; the protein is encoded by the coding sequence ATGGCCGACGCTGCCATCGCACCTGCCCCCAAGATGACGATCTCCGACGAGGTCGCCATCCAGATCACCGGCATGAACAAGTGGTACGGGGAATTCCACGTGCTGCGCGACATCAACCTGACCGTGAACCGCGGCGAGCGCATCGTCATCTGCGGCCCCTCCGGCTCGGGCAAGTCCACGCTCATCCGCTGCATCAACCGGCTGGAGGAGCACCAGAAGGGCACCATCATGGTCGACGGGACGGAGCTTTCCTCCGACCTGAAGAACATCGACAAGATCCGCTCCGAGGTCGGGATGGTGTTCCAGCACTTCAACCTGTTCCCGCATCTCACCATCCTGCAGAACTGCACGCTGGCGCCGATCTGGGTGCGCAAGATCCCGAAGAAGGAAGCCGAAGAGACCGCGATGCACTTCCTGCGCAAGGTGCGCATCCCCGAGCAGGCCAACAAGTATCCCGGCCAGCTCTCCGGCGGTCAGCAGCAGCGCGTGGCCATCGCCCGCTCGCTGTGCATGAAGCCGCGCATCATGCTCTTCGACGAGCCCACCTCCGCCCTCGACCCCGAGATGATCAAGGAAGTGCTCGACACCATGATCGAGCTCGCCGAGGAGGGGATGACCATGCTCTGCGTCACCCACGAGATGGGCTTCGCCCAGGCGGTGGCGAACCGGGTGATCTTCATGGACGCGGGCCAGATCGTGGAGCAGAACGAGCCGAAGGAATTCTTCAACAACCCGCAGTCGGACCGCACCAAGCTGTTCCTGAGCCAGATCCTCGGCCACTGA
- a CDS encoding amino acid ABC transporter permease, translated as MSDTQSNTIRFVATSQIPPSPPPASETGPVKWLRENMFSTIPNAALSLISIAVIVYAVASIAPWFIHSVWVADSLAQCREIDTGACFAVINERFNQFIFGFYPSDAYWRPILAFVLLVVAAAPILVSGLPRRMLYFTAVFPMICYFLVFGGSPWGPLLVVATFPIAWYVFSYVTDHGGPLGGLVAATVVAVVWLLFVVDPLSGLLADIIPIGLAQVQTRLVGGFLLTLIIGIVGIAGSFPIGILLALGRQSNLFIVKTICVGFIEFIRGVPLITLLFVASTLLNYFLPPGTNFDLLVRVLILVVLFASAYMAEVIRGGLAALPKGQYEAADALGLDYWMATRLIIMPQALKISIPGIVNTFIGLFKDTTLVSVIAMFDPLGVIAPIRADQNWNGIVWELYGFVALFFFICCFGMSRYSQYLERKLKTDHR; from the coding sequence ATGAGCGACACGCAATCCAACACCATCCGCTTCGTCGCCACGTCGCAGATACCGCCCTCGCCGCCGCCGGCCTCGGAGACGGGCCCGGTGAAATGGCTGCGCGAGAACATGTTCTCCACCATCCCGAACGCCGCGCTGTCGCTGATCTCGATCGCGGTCATCGTCTACGCGGTGGCGAGCATCGCGCCCTGGTTCATCCACTCGGTCTGGGTGGCCGACAGCCTGGCGCAGTGCCGCGAGATCGACACCGGCGCCTGCTTCGCGGTGATCAACGAGCGCTTCAACCAGTTCATCTTCGGCTTCTACCCGTCGGATGCCTACTGGCGGCCGATCCTCGCCTTCGTGCTCCTCGTGGTGGCCGCGGCGCCGATCCTGGTCTCCGGCCTGCCGCGCCGGATGCTCTACTTCACCGCCGTCTTCCCGATGATCTGCTACTTCCTGGTGTTCGGCGGCTCGCCCTGGGGGCCGCTGCTGGTGGTGGCCACCTTCCCCATCGCCTGGTACGTGTTCAGCTACGTCACCGACCACGGCGGCCCGCTGGGCGGGCTGGTGGCTGCGACGGTGGTGGCGGTGGTCTGGCTGCTGTTCGTGGTGGACCCGCTGAGCGGCCTGCTGGCCGACATCATCCCCATCGGGCTCGCCCAGGTGCAGACCCGGCTCGTGGGCGGCTTCCTGCTCACGCTCATCATCGGCATCGTGGGCATTGCCGGCTCCTTCCCCATCGGCATCCTGCTGGCGCTGGGGCGGCAATCCAACCTGTTCATCGTGAAGACCATCTGCGTGGGCTTCATCGAGTTCATCCGCGGCGTGCCGCTCATCACCCTGCTGTTCGTGGCCTCCACGCTGCTGAACTACTTCCTGCCGCCGGGCACCAACTTCGACCTGCTGGTGCGCGTGCTCATCCTCGTGGTGCTCTTCGCGTCGGCCTACATGGCCGAGGTGATCCGCGGCGGGCTTGCGGCCCTGCCCAAGGGCCAGTACGAGGCGGCGGACGCGCTGGGGCTCGACTACTGGATGGCCACGCGGCTGATCATCATGCCGCAGGCCCTCAAGATCTCGATCCCCGGCATCGTGAACACCTTCATCGGCCTGTTCAAGGACACCACGCTGGTCTCGGTCATCGCGATGTTCGACCCGCTGGGCGTCATCGCGCCGATCCGCGCCGACCAGAACTGGAACGGCATCGTCTGGGAGCTTTACGGCTTCGTGGCGCTGTTCTTCTTCATCTGCTGCTTCGGGATGTCCCGCTATTCGCAGTATCTCGAGCGCAAGCTCAAGACCGATCATCGCTGA
- a CDS encoding amino acid ABC transporter permease — MAATTDPHASESFRIGMLLYDTRYRSITIQIIALVLFMLALGWLVTNTISNLEALGKTFGFGFLWTPAGYDINQQLIEYQNTDTNARAAMLGILNTLLIAVMGCVTATLLGVVAGVLRLSNNWVVARLMTLYVEGFRNVPVLIWILLFAAGINESLPAPNAFRGDNSDASMVLGSMAFTNRGFYVPEPLFSRSLGTLDVNGYFGISLDLILIVLVLVASIWGVRRLAAHATRRQAETGDRPKTFWPSVGLIVLPQVVVLVALGFHLGYPALKGFNFQGGIHMRDSLIALWLALSLYTGAFIAEIVRAGILAVSKGQTEAASALGMRPSWTMRLIVLPQAMRIIIPPLISNYLNLTKNSSLAIAVGYMDATGTLGGITLNQTGREMECLLLLMGFYLIVSLTISVVMNVYNERMKLKER; from the coding sequence ATGGCTGCAACAACGGACCCGCATGCGTCGGAGTCGTTCCGCATCGGAATGCTCCTGTACGACACAAGATACCGATCCATCACCATCCAGATCATCGCGCTCGTGCTGTTCATGCTGGCGCTCGGATGGCTGGTGACCAACACGATCAGCAACCTGGAGGCGCTGGGAAAGACCTTCGGGTTCGGCTTCCTCTGGACGCCCGCCGGCTATGACATCAACCAGCAGCTGATCGAGTACCAGAACACCGACACCAACGCCCGGGCCGCCATGCTCGGCATCCTCAACACGCTGCTCATCGCGGTGATGGGCTGCGTCACGGCCACGCTGCTCGGTGTGGTCGCCGGCGTGCTGCGCCTGTCGAACAACTGGGTCGTCGCCCGGCTGATGACGCTCTACGTCGAGGGGTTCCGCAACGTTCCGGTGCTGATCTGGATCCTGCTCTTCGCCGCCGGCATCAACGAGAGCCTGCCCGCCCCGAACGCCTTCCGCGGCGACAATTCCGACGCCTCGATGGTTCTCGGCTCCATGGCCTTCACCAACCGCGGCTTCTACGTGCCCGAGCCGCTGTTCTCACGCAGCCTCGGCACGCTGGACGTGAACGGCTACTTCGGCATCAGCCTCGACCTCATCCTGATCGTCCTCGTGCTGGTGGCCTCCATCTGGGGCGTGCGCCGCCTCGCGGCCCATGCCACGCGGCGCCAGGCCGAAACCGGCGACCGGCCGAAGACCTTCTGGCCCAGCGTCGGGCTGATCGTGCTGCCGCAGGTGGTGGTTCTGGTCGCGCTCGGCTTCCACCTCGGCTATCCCGCGCTGAAGGGCTTCAACTTCCAGGGCGGCATCCACATGCGCGACAGCCTCATCGCGCTCTGGCTGGCCCTCTCGCTCTACACCGGCGCGTTCATCGCCGAGATCGTGCGCGCCGGCATCCTCGCGGTCTCCAAGGGCCAGACCGAGGCGGCCAGCGCCCTGGGGATGCGCCCCTCCTGGACCATGCGGCTGATCGTGCTGCCCCAGGCGATGCGGATCATCATCCCGCCGCTGATCTCCAACTACCTCAACCTCACGAAGAACTCCTCGCTCGCCATCGCCGTGGGCTACATGGACGCAACCGGCACCCTGGGCGGCATCACGCTGAACCAGACCGGGCGCGAGATGGAATGCCTGCTGCTGCTGATGGGCTTCTACCTCATCGTTTCGCTCACGATCTCGGTGGTGATGAATGTCTACAACGAGCGCATGAAGCTGAAGGAGCGTTGA